In Novosphingobium sp. MMS21-SN21R, a single genomic region encodes these proteins:
- a CDS encoding rod shape-determining protein MreD — protein sequence MNWSGLGTASDEVVRKRINRAPHPAVAIGLPWLTIMLASMASFSPIIASAPVLPPLSYLMLLAWRMLRPGMLPVWAGLPLGLFDDLYSGQTFGSGMLLWSVTMLVMEVLDERFRWRGFVQDWLAAAMLTTGYLLICATLAGLATGYPLPAVILPQLLMAIMLYPAVTGLVAVLDRVRLLPLKRL from the coding sequence GTGAACTGGAGCGGCCTCGGCACCGCGTCGGATGAAGTGGTGCGCAAGCGGATCAACCGCGCGCCCCATCCGGCAGTAGCAATCGGCCTGCCTTGGCTAACCATCATGCTTGCCTCGATGGCCAGCTTCTCTCCGATCATCGCCTCTGCCCCGGTCCTGCCTCCGCTGTCCTACCTCATGCTGCTGGCCTGGCGCATGTTGCGTCCCGGCATGTTGCCGGTCTGGGCCGGCCTTCCATTGGGGCTGTTTGACGATCTCTATTCGGGGCAGACATTCGGATCGGGCATGCTGCTGTGGTCGGTCACGATGCTGGTCATGGAAGTACTCGATGAACGTTTTCGCTGGCGCGGCTTCGTGCAGGACTGGCTGGCAGCCGCAATGCTGACCACAGGATATCTGCTAATCTGCGCAACCCTTGCCGGTCTGGCGACGGGATATCCCCTGCCCGCCGTGATCCTGCCGCAATTGTTGATGGCGATCATGCTCTATCCGGCCGTCACCGGCCTTGTTGCTGTGCTTGACCGGGTGCGCTTGCTCCCGCTCAAAAGGCTGTGA
- the mreC gene encoding rod shape-determining protein MreC: MARPQDRRPGHSRRAQYGIFTGYVITLIGVVAGLVVLVTSLINPDAFSFARSSAAEVARPLGRASAKGRSESQGILAAVGAYFKAGQQNAELRREVDAARAEAVSMQSLKDENRRLKALLGIVDPARKPVATVHLIGSTASSTRRFAVIDAGHSQGVQPGQPVRAASGLIGRVIEAGPYTARVLLITDPDNVVPVRRARDGLAAFVQGASNGRIDIRLINMGVNPVKKGDVFVTSGSGGLYPPGIPVAVATEPHRDGAIGHLAADPADNEFVLVEPAYQAQARAQLEQIEKDGAASAAQEP; the protein is encoded by the coding sequence ATGGCGCGGCCGCAGGACCGTCGCCCGGGCCATTCGCGCAGGGCGCAGTACGGGATCTTCACCGGCTACGTGATCACCCTCATTGGTGTCGTGGCCGGCCTTGTCGTGCTCGTGACCTCTCTCATCAACCCAGATGCTTTCTCGTTTGCCCGCAGTTCCGCAGCGGAAGTTGCACGACCACTTGGGCGCGCAAGTGCCAAAGGTAGGAGCGAAAGCCAGGGCATCCTCGCTGCGGTTGGTGCCTACTTCAAGGCAGGTCAACAAAATGCCGAGCTGCGCCGCGAGGTGGACGCTGCGCGTGCCGAAGCTGTTTCGATGCAGTCGCTCAAGGACGAGAACCGCCGTTTGAAGGCCCTGCTCGGCATCGTTGATCCTGCCCGCAAACCGGTAGCAACGGTGCACCTGATCGGCTCGACCGCATCGAGCACGCGCCGTTTCGCGGTGATCGATGCGGGGCACAGCCAAGGCGTACAGCCGGGCCAGCCCGTGCGTGCGGCCTCAGGCCTGATTGGCCGCGTCATCGAGGCTGGCCCATATACCGCGCGCGTGCTGCTGATCACCGATCCTGACAACGTCGTCCCTGTCCGTCGTGCCCGTGATGGGCTGGCCGCGTTCGTGCAGGGCGCATCCAATGGGCGGATCGACATTCGCCTGATCAACATGGGCGTGAACCCGGTCAAGAAGGGCGATGTCTTCGTGACGTCGGGATCGGGGGGACTGTACCCGCCCGGAATCCCCGTCGCCGTAGCGACCGAACCCCACCGTGATGGAGCAATCGGCCATCTTGCCGCCGACCCCGCCGACAATGAGTTCGTCCTGGTCGAGCCGGCTTATCAGGCGCAGGCGCGCGCGCAGCTTGAACAGATCGAAAAGGACGGCGCGGCGAGCGCTGCTCAGGAACCGTGA
- a CDS encoding rod shape-determining protein, with amino-acid sequence MASIFSRFFKFGSQNIAIDLGTANTLVYVQDRGIVLNEPSVVAIETINGIKRVKAVGDDAKMMMGKTPDNIEAIRPLRDGVIADIEVAEEMIKHFIRKVNGSKSLLRYPEIVICVPSGATSVEKRAIRDAASNAGASQVYLILEPMAAAIGADMPVTEPVGSMVVDIGGGTTEVAVLSLRGLAYTTSVRVGGDKMDEAIVSYVRRHHNLLIGEGTAERIKKDYGIAMVPADGIGETIAIKGRDLVNGVPKEITITQANVAEALSEPIGAIVEGVRIALENTAPELAADIVDQGIVLTGGGALIRGLDEHLREETGLPVSVAEDPLSCVALGTGRAMEDPIYRGVLTTA; translated from the coding sequence ATGGCTTCGATCTTTTCCCGATTCTTCAAATTCGGTTCCCAGAACATCGCGATCGACCTCGGCACGGCCAATACCCTGGTCTACGTGCAGGATCGCGGCATCGTTCTGAACGAACCTTCTGTCGTCGCCATCGAAACGATCAACGGGATCAAGCGCGTCAAGGCCGTGGGCGACGACGCCAAGATGATGATGGGTAAGACGCCTGACAACATCGAAGCCATTCGTCCGCTGCGTGACGGTGTCATCGCCGACATCGAAGTGGCCGAAGAAATGATCAAGCACTTCATCCGCAAGGTTAACGGATCGAAGAGCCTTCTGCGCTATCCTGAAATCGTGATCTGCGTTCCCTCGGGCGCAACCTCGGTTGAAAAGCGCGCGATCCGCGATGCTGCCAGCAATGCCGGTGCCAGCCAAGTCTATCTGATCCTTGAGCCCATGGCCGCTGCCATCGGCGCCGACATGCCGGTCACCGAACCGGTCGGATCGATGGTCGTCGACATTGGCGGCGGCACCACCGAAGTTGCGGTCCTGTCGCTGCGCGGCCTCGCCTACACCACATCGGTGCGCGTCGGCGGTGACAAGATGGACGAAGCCATCGTCTCCTACGTCCGCCGCCATCACAACCTGCTGATCGGCGAAGGCACGGCAGAGCGCATCAAGAAGGACTACGGCATTGCCATGGTTCCGGCCGACGGCATCGGGGAAACCATCGCGATCAAGGGCCGCGATCTGGTCAACGGCGTGCCAAAGGAAATCACGATCACGCAGGCCAATGTTGCCGAAGCACTGTCCGAACCGATTGGTGCGATCGTCGAAGGCGTGCGCATCGCGCTGGAAAACACTGCGCCGGAACTGGCCGCCGATATCGTCGATCAGGGCATCGTCCTGACCGGTGGCGGCGCGCTGATCCGCGGACTGGACGAACATCTGCGCGAAGAGACTGGCCTCCCGGTCAGCGTGGCAGAAGATCCGCTGTCGTGCGTAGCGCTGGGCACCGGCCGCGCGATGGAAGATCCGATCTATCGCGGCGTTCTGACGACGGCTTGA
- the mutL gene encoding DNA mismatch repair endonuclease MutL, which yields MRVIRRLPETLINRIAAGEVVERPASALKELVENAVDAGAVHVHVRLSEGGLAMIEVSDDGCGMSPDEIELALERHATSKLPDEAIEQVETLGFRGEALPSIASVARVTIESRPQGSADGWKRVVDNGALLSEGPAALPPGTRVRVEHLFDKIPARRKFLRSARSEWAASLDVVRRLAMARPDLGFTLENDGRRALHVQPGETLEARVAQLVARELAGNSVAVDLERGDYHLTGVAGLPTYNRGVADHQYLFVNGRPVKDRLLIGAVRGAYADMLARDRHAVLALFLQVPGSEVDVNVHPAKTEVRFRDPALVRGMVVSGLRHALSTGDRRSAQAPSASAMAAWQAEPLAPSPEYQASIFSQPWRPEARVSDAGQAWRGYEQSLMAPPTARAEPAAEPVADGERYPLGVARGQVANTYIVAEAADGLVIVDQHAAHERLVLERLRAAGAGQGITPAQAMLIPEVVELEEVACDRLEAAAEKLAEFGLVLERFGPAAMLVRSIPAALAKGDPAKLAADVADDLAHHGDALLLGEKLDLILATMACHGSVRAGRVLSVAEMNALLREMEVTPRSGQCNHGRPTWVKLAHGDIEKLFGRK from the coding sequence ATGCGAGTCATCCGCCGTCTTCCTGAAACCCTGATCAACCGTATCGCTGCCGGTGAGGTGGTCGAGCGGCCTGCGAGCGCGCTAAAGGAACTGGTCGAAAACGCCGTGGATGCGGGCGCTGTCCATGTTCATGTGCGCTTGTCCGAAGGCGGGCTGGCGATGATCGAAGTATCGGATGACGGCTGCGGCATGAGTCCGGACGAGATCGAACTGGCGCTCGAACGCCACGCCACCTCCAAGCTGCCGGATGAAGCCATCGAGCAAGTCGAAACACTCGGCTTCCGAGGCGAGGCACTGCCGTCCATCGCCTCTGTCGCGCGTGTCACGATAGAGAGCCGCCCGCAGGGCAGTGCCGATGGCTGGAAGCGGGTCGTCGACAATGGCGCGCTGCTCAGCGAGGGCCCCGCAGCGCTCCCGCCGGGAACGCGGGTCCGGGTGGAACACCTGTTCGACAAGATCCCGGCGCGGCGCAAGTTCCTGCGCAGCGCGCGCTCTGAATGGGCGGCCTCCCTCGACGTGGTGCGAAGGCTGGCGATGGCGCGCCCCGATCTGGGGTTCACGCTGGAGAACGACGGGCGCCGCGCGCTCCATGTGCAGCCGGGCGAAACTCTTGAAGCCCGCGTTGCCCAACTTGTGGCGCGAGAACTGGCGGGCAACTCGGTCGCGGTCGATCTGGAGCGCGGCGACTATCATCTGACCGGCGTCGCCGGCCTGCCGACTTACAATCGCGGCGTGGCCGATCATCAATACTTGTTCGTCAATGGCAGGCCGGTGAAAGACCGCCTCCTGATCGGCGCAGTGCGCGGGGCCTATGCCGACATGCTCGCGCGCGACCGTCACGCCGTGCTGGCTCTGTTCCTGCAGGTGCCGGGATCGGAAGTGGACGTGAACGTCCATCCGGCGAAGACCGAAGTTCGCTTCCGCGATCCGGCGCTGGTTCGCGGCATGGTGGTGTCAGGGCTGCGGCACGCGCTTTCGACCGGGGACCGCCGGTCGGCGCAGGCTCCGTCGGCAAGCGCAATGGCGGCTTGGCAGGCAGAACCGCTCGCGCCTTCTCCGGAATACCAGGCGAGCATCTTTTCGCAACCATGGCGGCCTGAAGCGCGCGTGTCTGATGCCGGACAGGCGTGGCGTGGCTATGAGCAATCGCTCATGGCCCCGCCAACCGCGCGCGCCGAACCTGCGGCGGAGCCGGTGGCGGATGGCGAGCGCTATCCGCTCGGCGTGGCGCGCGGACAGGTGGCCAACACCTACATCGTGGCCGAAGCCGCTGACGGGCTTGTGATCGTCGACCAGCACGCGGCGCATGAGCGGCTTGTGCTGGAACGCTTGCGGGCAGCAGGAGCCGGGCAGGGCATAACCCCGGCGCAAGCCATGCTCATTCCCGAAGTGGTCGAACTGGAGGAAGTGGCTTGTGACAGGCTGGAGGCAGCGGCGGAAAAGCTGGCCGAATTCGGGCTGGTGCTTGAGCGCTTCGGACCTGCGGCCATGCTGGTCCGGTCGATCCCGGCGGCGCTCGCCAAGGGCGATCCGGCCAAGCTGGCGGCCGATGTGGCCGATGATCTGGCCCATCACGGCGATGCCCTGCTGCTCGGCGAAAAGCTCGACCTGATACTTGCCACGATGGCCTGTCATGGCTCGGTCCGGGCAGGGCGCGTGCTGTCGGTCGCGGAAATGAACGCACTGCTGCGCGAAATGGAAGTGACGCCCCGCTCAGGTCAGTGCAATCATGGCCGCCCAACGTGGGTGAAGCTGGCTCACGGCGACATAGAAAAGCTGTTCGGGAGAAAGTGA
- a CDS encoding DUF1206 domain-containing protein — MVDKSEKVAWLARLGFVTRGIVYILLGYLALTTARKADVDDGAGDAFAVIGSVPGGSLALYLAAAGLVGYALYRLSCALFDIERKGSDAKGMAHRTGYFASALVHLGMAWTAARIAMGARKSGEDQSSEMAESVLDFTLGSTVLGMLGLALIVAGMLQAKNAWTASFMRNVSHRAPKATCPIGRAGHAARAVVFALIGWSLLRSAWFERSSEVLSLGGAINDLRDMGWAFTLVAAGLLLFGVFSVILARYRIIPDPAPASLPTMPWRR; from the coding sequence ATGGTCGACAAGTCGGAAAAGGTTGCGTGGCTGGCAAGGCTTGGATTTGTCACGCGCGGGATCGTCTACATCCTGCTTGGCTATCTGGCACTGACTACCGCGCGGAAGGCCGATGTCGACGATGGTGCGGGTGATGCCTTTGCCGTGATCGGCAGTGTCCCCGGCGGTTCCCTGGCGCTCTACCTCGCCGCAGCAGGACTGGTGGGCTATGCTCTGTACCGCCTGTCCTGCGCCTTGTTCGACATTGAACGCAAGGGCTCTGACGCCAAGGGTATGGCGCACCGGACCGGCTACTTCGCCAGCGCACTGGTCCATCTGGGCATGGCGTGGACGGCCGCGCGCATTGCCATGGGCGCGCGCAAATCCGGCGAGGATCAATCGTCTGAAATGGCCGAGAGCGTGCTCGATTTCACGCTGGGATCTACGGTTCTGGGTATGTTGGGGCTGGCTCTGATCGTGGCGGGCATGCTGCAAGCCAAGAACGCCTGGACCGCATCGTTCATGCGAAATGTATCGCACCGCGCGCCCAAGGCGACATGCCCGATCGGACGCGCAGGACATGCTGCACGCGCCGTGGTGTTTGCGCTGATCGGCTGGTCGCTCCTGCGCTCTGCATGGTTCGAACGCAGCAGCGAGGTTCTCTCGCTGGGAGGCGCGATCAACGATCTGCGCGATATGGGCTGGGCGTTCACGCTGGTTGCCGCAGGCCTGCTGCTGTTCGGCGTGTTCAGCGTCATCCTTGCGCGTTACCGGATCATCCCCGACCCGGCACCGGCCTCACTGCCGACGATGCCTTGGCGGCGCTAG
- the ychF gene encoding redox-regulated ATPase YchF gives MGFRCGIVGLPNVGKSTLFNALTETQAAQAANYPFCTIEPNVGNVGVPDPRLDELARIAGSQKIIPTQLGFVDIAGLVRGASKGEGLGNQFLGNIREVDAIVHVLRCFENDDIQHVDNKVDPVSDADTVETELMLSDLESLEKRVPAAQKKAAQGDKESKVIASVLGQALELLREGKPARLTKPKDEDEERVFQQAQLLTAKPVLYVCNVEEESAAGGNAFSEKVFAKAKAEGANAVIVSAAIESELVGMDPEERTVFLEEMGLHETGLARVIRSGYELLHLITFFTVGPKEARAWTVHQGAKAPEAAGEIHSDMQRGFIRAETIAYDDYVTLGGESPARDAGKLRQEGKEYVVKDGDVLHFKFNV, from the coding sequence ATGGGTTTTCGTTGCGGGATCGTCGGGCTTCCCAATGTCGGCAAGTCGACACTGTTCAACGCGCTGACCGAAACGCAGGCCGCGCAGGCCGCGAACTACCCGTTCTGCACGATCGAACCCAACGTCGGCAACGTCGGCGTGCCCGACCCACGGCTTGACGAACTGGCCCGCATTGCCGGCAGCCAGAAAATCATCCCGACCCAGTTGGGCTTCGTCGACATTGCAGGGTTGGTGCGCGGCGCGTCGAAGGGCGAAGGCCTCGGCAACCAGTTCCTCGGCAACATCCGCGAGGTGGACGCCATCGTCCACGTGCTGCGCTGCTTCGAGAACGACGACATCCAACACGTCGACAACAAGGTCGATCCGGTTTCCGATGCCGATACGGTCGAGACCGAACTGATGCTTTCGGATCTCGAAAGTCTCGAGAAGCGCGTTCCAGCTGCGCAGAAGAAGGCCGCACAGGGCGACAAGGAATCGAAGGTCATCGCGTCGGTGCTCGGCCAGGCGCTTGAACTGCTTCGCGAAGGCAAGCCCGCCCGTCTGACCAAGCCCAAGGACGAGGACGAGGAACGCGTCTTCCAGCAGGCACAATTGCTCACCGCAAAGCCGGTGCTCTATGTCTGCAACGTCGAGGAAGAAAGCGCCGCTGGCGGCAATGCCTTCTCGGAGAAGGTGTTTGCCAAAGCCAAGGCCGAGGGCGCCAATGCGGTGATCGTATCGGCCGCCATCGAATCCGAACTGGTCGGCATGGACCCTGAAGAGCGTACCGTGTTCCTTGAGGAAATGGGCCTGCACGAAACTGGCCTCGCCCGCGTGATCCGCTCGGGCTACGAGCTGCTCCACCTGATCACTTTCTTCACCGTCGGCCCCAAGGAAGCGCGCGCCTGGACTGTCCATCAAGGCGCCAAGGCCCCTGAAGCCGCAGGCGAAATCCATTCCGACATGCAGCGCGGATTCATTCGCGCCGAAACAATCGCCTATGACGACTACGTCACGCTCGGCGGAGAAAGCCCGGCGCGCGATGCGGGCAAGCTGCGCCAGGAAGGCAAGGAATACGTGGTGAAGGACGGCGACGTGCTTCACTTCAAGTTCAACGTCTGA
- a CDS encoding tetratricopeptide repeat protein yields the protein MKKLAALTVALALMGCSASPQERAERARKAFADHDYRAAQVDLAAALAASPDDPALLELHARNALAMGDGIAAGASLAKLPQAARPKDFALLLAESALLRELPDEAIAALGPDGSPAASRLRALALLAKDDREGAAKAFDAGLAGAPDGRLLSDYARFSLMSGNVKQARDLANRAKAAAPGTIDALLADAAVAVAEGKLAEGLAAYDAAAKAYPGNLAALAGKAAVLGDLERTKEMDAVLTSLAEVRGGGQVAYLQARAAAARKDWKTVRTILQANERSLEGKDEASVLYAQALVALGQPEQGRARLQPMLTRNPQSGLIRRELGKAQLAAGDAAGALETLRPFANVLTADPEDLRLLAKAATQAGDPEAARLAEKAKYPTPQSLAATLAQADTAMRAGNWGNAIAAYERLLAVTDGRNPLVLNNMAFAQGKVGNTKSAIDFAQRALKEAPGNPSVMDTLGWLLVESGEDRARGLELLRDAARKAPQNTAIRDHLTKAEKA from the coding sequence ATGAAGAAGCTTGCTGCATTGACCGTCGCGCTGGCCCTGATGGGGTGCAGCGCCAGTCCGCAAGAGCGGGCCGAGCGTGCGCGCAAGGCCTTTGCCGATCACGACTACCGCGCCGCACAGGTCGATCTCGCCGCTGCGCTGGCAGCCAGTCCTGACGATCCGGCCCTGCTGGAGCTTCATGCCCGCAATGCTCTGGCAATGGGCGATGGCATCGCTGCCGGGGCCTCGCTTGCCAAATTGCCGCAGGCCGCCCGGCCCAAGGACTTCGCGTTACTGCTAGCGGAATCGGCACTTTTGCGGGAATTGCCGGATGAAGCAATTGCGGCGCTTGGGCCAGACGGATCGCCCGCTGCATCGCGGCTGCGCGCGCTGGCATTGCTCGCCAAGGATGACCGCGAAGGTGCGGCCAAGGCGTTTGACGCTGGACTGGCGGGCGCGCCCGATGGGCGCCTCCTGTCGGATTACGCCCGTTTCAGCCTGATGAGCGGGAACGTGAAGCAGGCCCGCGATCTTGCCAACCGGGCGAAAGCCGCAGCGCCGGGCACGATTGATGCCTTGCTGGCCGATGCAGCAGTTGCCGTGGCCGAAGGCAAGCTGGCCGAGGGACTGGCAGCCTATGACGCGGCGGCGAAGGCCTATCCGGGCAATCTGGCTGCTCTTGCAGGCAAAGCCGCAGTGCTGGGCGATCTGGAACGAACTAAGGAGATGGACGCGGTCCTGACCAGCCTTGCCGAAGTGCGGGGCGGGGGGCAGGTGGCCTATCTGCAAGCCCGCGCGGCGGCTGCGCGCAAGGACTGGAAGACCGTCCGCACGATTCTGCAAGCCAATGAACGGTCGCTGGAAGGCAAGGACGAGGCCAGTGTGCTCTACGCACAGGCGTTAGTTGCGCTTGGCCAGCCTGAGCAGGGCCGGGCGCGGCTGCAACCGATGCTCACGCGCAATCCGCAAAGTGGGTTGATCCGGCGGGAACTGGGCAAGGCGCAATTGGCGGCGGGCGACGCTGCCGGCGCGCTGGAAACGCTGCGGCCCTTTGCCAATGTATTGACCGCTGATCCGGAAGACTTGCGACTGCTCGCCAAGGCGGCAACGCAGGCAGGCGATCCGGAGGCTGCGCGGCTTGCCGAAAAGGCGAAGTATCCCACGCCCCAGTCGCTTGCTGCAACGCTGGCGCAGGCCGATACGGCGATGCGAGCCGGGAATTGGGGGAATGCTATTGCGGCCTATGAACGTCTGCTCGCGGTAACCGACGGACGCAATCCGCTGGTGCTCAACAACATGGCCTTTGCCCAGGGCAAGGTTGGCAATACCAAGTCAGCGATCGATTTTGCCCAGCGTGCCTTGAAGGAAGCGCCGGGCAATCCCTCGGTGATGGACACTTTGGGCTGGCTGCTGGTTGAGAGTGGCGAAGACCGGGCACGCGGCCTCGAACTTCTGCGCGATGCGGCGCGCAAGGCTCCGCAAAACACCGCTATCCGCGATCACCTGACCAAGGCCGAAAAGGCCTGA
- a CDS encoding cistern family PEP-CTERM protein: protein MNALKMLTGIAATATLAFAAPAFADSITLGSGDIGSSFSLNYDGFSGGTAISGLTGSTTFTLTGVSGNDYSFDYSVANTSSAPVTDSRISSFAFNTDPTISSATSTGAFAYTTLSSNYPNGIGTVDVCFKDAQTGSCAGGASGGLTLGQSGTGSFTLSFSAPVSALTLSDFYVRYQSITGVPGISSASGAGTMTTTSGGSTGGTPVPEPGMLGLLGASLLGLAMARRRKAPARAMAA, encoded by the coding sequence ATGAACGCTTTGAAGATGCTTACGGGAATTGCCGCCACAGCGACCCTCGCCTTCGCCGCTCCGGCGTTCGCGGATTCGATCACGCTCGGCTCGGGCGACATCGGCAGCAGCTTTTCGCTGAACTACGATGGCTTTTCAGGGGGCACCGCGATCTCCGGCCTGACCGGTTCGACCACATTCACGCTCACTGGCGTTTCGGGGAACGACTACTCCTTCGATTACAGTGTCGCCAACACCAGCTCGGCTCCAGTAACGGACTCGCGCATTTCGAGCTTCGCGTTCAATACCGATCCGACGATCTCGTCGGCCACCAGCACCGGCGCGTTTGCCTACACCACGCTCTCGTCGAACTATCCCAACGGTATCGGCACGGTCGATGTCTGCTTCAAGGATGCGCAGACCGGCAGCTGCGCCGGCGGCGCTAGCGGCGGCCTGACGCTCGGCCAGTCGGGCACCGGCTCGTTCACGCTCAGCTTCTCGGCCCCGGTCAGCGCGCTGACGCTGAGCGACTTCTACGTCCGTTATCAGTCGATCACCGGCGTCCCCGGCATCTCGTCGGCCAGCGGTGCGGGCACGATGACCACGACCAGCGGTGGATCGACGGGCGGCACGCCGGTTCCTGAGCCAGGCATGCTCGGCCTGCTCGGTGCCAGCCTCCTCGGCCTCGCCATGGCACGCCGGCGCAAGGCGCCAGCCCGCGCGATGGCTGCCTGA
- a CDS encoding tetratricopeptide repeat protein gives MRYVLPLAPLALLLSACGEDSAARVARARAEIAAMELGAARVDLAAALVDIGDDAELLRLLADVQLRLGDGDGADATAARLERIGAKEPELARIRAEAALLRGHPDEALALLGADGSPTAWRIRAAARSALNDTDGALDALRRGAEAGADPLLLRDYARFLIDAQDYDGAARQAAALAQLQPVGFDALMLSADIAVRRGRMAEAHATLERAAKLFPRIPDPWIAHAIAYDIEGKLDEAIAMTARAAALAPDDARVTNLKVQFAGMKGDWEKVRSLLAKQEATLDPISANGLTYAEAMLRLGHPEQARALFQRALTRSPNNPYSRLMLAQAQLATGDGAAAYATVRPLSDSVLAGPRELELAEKAARAMGSPDADRLRLRLATARNSAAQGLTAKGQAALAREDWIAATDAYGQLAQLGDDADVLKRLAMALSHAGQAEQAMVAADRAKALRPDDPDTVYIAGYVRLAGGKDRMTGLALLRQACEAAPDNAMFRRSLARFSGPNGA, from the coding sequence ATGAGGTATGTCCTGCCGCTGGCCCCGTTGGCGCTCTTGCTGTCCGCTTGCGGCGAGGATTCCGCCGCGCGCGTTGCGCGGGCGCGGGCCGAGATCGCGGCTATGGAACTGGGCGCGGCGCGCGTGGACCTTGCCGCAGCCCTGGTCGACATTGGTGATGATGCCGAACTATTGAGGCTTCTTGCAGATGTGCAACTGCGCCTTGGTGACGGCGACGGGGCCGATGCCACCGCGGCTCGGCTTGAAAGAATCGGCGCCAAGGAACCAGAACTGGCGCGAATCAGGGCGGAAGCGGCGCTCCTGCGCGGCCATCCGGACGAGGCGCTGGCGTTGCTTGGGGCCGATGGATCGCCCACAGCATGGCGAATAAGGGCAGCAGCCCGCAGCGCGCTCAATGATACGGACGGCGCGCTGGATGCGTTGCGGAGGGGCGCCGAGGCTGGCGCAGATCCGCTGCTGCTGCGTGACTATGCACGGTTTCTGATTGACGCGCAGGACTATGACGGCGCGGCGCGGCAGGCGGCGGCGCTGGCGCAGTTGCAGCCCGTTGGTTTCGACGCCCTGATGCTGTCTGCTGACATCGCGGTGAGGCGCGGGCGTATGGCAGAAGCGCACGCGACGCTGGAGCGGGCGGCAAAACTTTTCCCGCGCATTCCCGACCCATGGATCGCCCACGCAATTGCCTATGACATTGAAGGCAAGCTGGACGAAGCGATTGCGATGACCGCTCGCGCCGCCGCGCTCGCGCCCGACGATGCCCGCGTGACCAACCTCAAAGTGCAGTTCGCAGGAATGAAGGGCGATTGGGAAAAGGTCCGCTCGCTTCTCGCCAAACAGGAAGCTACGCTCGATCCAATTTCCGCCAATGGTCTGACTTATGCCGAGGCGATGCTCCGTCTGGGCCATCCCGAACAGGCGCGCGCGCTATTTCAGCGGGCGCTGACCCGTTCGCCGAACAATCCCTACTCACGCCTGATGCTGGCTCAGGCGCAGCTTGCCACTGGAGACGGTGCGGCGGCCTATGCGACCGTGCGGCCTCTGTCGGACAGCGTGCTGGCTGGACCGCGCGAACTGGAACTGGCCGAGAAGGCGGCGCGCGCCATGGGCAGCCCCGATGCCGATCGGCTGCGCCTTCGCCTTGCAACCGCCCGCAACAGCGCCGCGCAGGGACTCACGGCCAAAGGGCAGGCAGCATTGGCGCGAGAGGACTGGATTGCCGCCACCGACGCCTATGGCCAGCTAGCGCAACTGGGTGACGACGCCGACGTGCTGAAGCGCCTGGCCATGGCGCTCAGCCATGCAGGGCAGGCCGAACAGGCAATGGTCGCCGCTGACCGGGCGAAGGCGCTGCGGCCCGACGATCCCGATACGGTCTATATTGCAGGGTACGTGCGTCTCGCGGGCGGCAAGGATCGCATGACAGGGCTGGCCTTGCTCAGGCAGGCCTGTGAGGCCGCGCCGGACAATGCGATGTTCAGACGCAGCCTTGCACGGTTCTCAGGGCCGAACGGCGCCTGA
- a CDS encoding PEP-CTERM sorting domain-containing protein, which translates to MSFSTGVDMNIRKFTVLVTAALGAAAATPANAGWWSTHTHYCNCGHTSGSTMCGGTTTSTTSGGTTTSGGTTTSGGTTTTSGGTTTTTSGGTTTSTGGTAVPEPGMLGMMALGLLGVGFARSRKIKPRA; encoded by the coding sequence ATGAGTTTCTCAACGGGGGTTGATATGAATATCCGCAAGTTCACCGTCCTTGTCACCGCCGCGCTCGGGGCAGCAGCAGCCACCCCGGCCAATGCTGGTTGGTGGTCGACGCACACCCACTACTGCAACTGCGGCCATACTTCGGGCTCGACCATGTGCGGTGGCACCACCACGTCCACGACGTCGGGCGGCACCACCACGTCGGGCGGAACCACCACTTCGGGCGGAACGACGACGACCTCTGGCGGAACCACCACCACGACGTCCGGCGGAACAACCACGTCGACCGGTGGCACCGCGGTTCCGGAACCCGGCATGCTCGGCATGATGGCGCTCGGCCTACTCGGTGTCGGCTTCGCCCGTTCGCGGAAGATCAAGCCCCGCGCCTGA